One genomic segment of Erythrolamprus reginae isolate rEryReg1 chromosome 2, rEryReg1.hap1, whole genome shotgun sequence includes these proteins:
- the NPFF gene encoding pro-FMRFamide-related neuropeptide FF, protein MDVSRLLLALALLLSGSLRSVRSLEEALGSQELLAEEPNGYPERFLDWMPQEGEDHTGQSLPDDHLLGVLLRTLFHAVQRPGRSPSFLFQPQRFGREVRISSLRSTGRIKPRAWDSLGPQFLSMAAPQRFGKKK, encoded by the exons ATGGACGTTTCCCGCCTTTTGCTAGCGCTGGCCTTGCTTCTCTCGGGCAGCCTGAGGTCGGTCCGGAGTCTCGAAGAGGCGCTCGGCTCCCAAGAGCTCTTGGCCGAAGAACCCAATGGCTACCCGGAGAGGTTTTTAGACTGGATG CCACAAGAGGGGGAGGACCACACTGGTCAGAGCTTACCTGATGACCATCTGTTGGGCGTCCTTCTACGGACCTTATTCCATGCTGTGCAGAGACCTGGTCGCAGCCCTTCCTTCCTATTCCAGCCACAGAG GTTTGGCCGTGAAGTCAGAATCAGcagtttgagaagcactggccgGATCAAACCACGAGCTTGGGATTCTCTGGGTCCTCAGTTTCTGAGTATGGCTGCCCCACAACGCTTTGGCAAGAAAAAATGA